The Arcanobacterium wilhelmae region GTTTTGTGAGGATGAGGATGATTCCGCAGGTGGCGGCCACGAGGTAGCACGCGATGGTGGCCACGATGACGTGCCCCCATGAGAGGTAGCCGAGGAGTGTTCCGAGACTGAACGCGAGTTTGACGTCGCCGAGGCCCATTCCTTTCCCCCACGAGATGATCACTTGGGTGAAGTAGAGGGCCGTGAGTGTGAGGCCGGCGAGGAGGGCTCGCCCGATCGCGTCGGAGTCGGCTTCGAGGATCCCGACGAGCACGACGGCGATCGCGCTTGCGAGCCCGAGGGGGTAGGTGATGGCGTTGGGGAGCCGGTATTCGGCGATGTCGATGGCGCAGAGTGCAACGATCGGTGCTGTTGTTGCGATCAGCGCGACGGCAAAGGCTGGGCGACCGTTCCAGGTGATGGCGAGGAGGGCCATGATGCTGGCCGAAGCGAGGAGCACCCCGAGGTTTCGTCGATTCGCTCGTGGTTGCCAGGAGCGGGCCGTCAACTGGGTGTTCGAGTTGGCGTGATCGTTCGGCGCCTGTTTATTTCGTGAGGTGGACATCGAATTGCTTTGCGATCTCGGATGGTGTTGAGAGGAGGTCGATAGAGCCGTCGTCGTGGAGGCGCACGTTGACGGAGACTTCGCCGCACATGATCTCGCTTTCCACTGTCAGTTCGTCGTTATTTTTTGCAGCGTCGACTGGCGGTTGATCCAGAAATTCGCTGTCGTCACCGGCGTTGTTTTCCGCGTCGTGCTTTGCCTGCTCGAGTTGTTGGGCTCGTTCATCAACACGTTCTTGAAGCTTTTGGGAGACGGTGAGCAGGTTGCAAGTGCCGAGCGTTTTCCCTGTTGTTGCGGCGGCTGTTGCTCGCTCGTATTGTCCTGATTCGAATTTCTGTGTGCTTTGCACTGTGACGCTCACGCGGTTGCCGTTCATGGAGAGATTGGTGAGGTGAGCGTCGTTTTTGGCTGCGAACTGGGCAGCTGATTCTTTCGGCGAATCTACTGCGCCGCTGGTGAGTAGGTGGCCGTTGAGGTCCGCTTCGATGGTGGGCACAGCTTGATCGACGATTGCTTTTGCACCGGCTAATGCCGACGAGTCCGCGGCCGCTTGCAGCCGATCCATCTGATCTCCCATGGTGGCGACACGTACGACGTAGAAGAAGCCGAACGCGAGGAACAGGAGCGACGCTCCTATCACCATGATGATCATCCCGCCGCCGCGTTCACTGCGAAGCTTCGTACACTGCATCTTCTCGGTTCGATTCATCCAGATATACCTAGCTTCCCCTTGATACGCCTATTTTCCACCCAAGATCCGAATTGACTTGCCAACCTTGTCAAGATCCCCCTTGCGAGACTCTTCAAAAATCGCAAGTACAGTAATCACTCTCTTATCTGAAACAGGTATGAACCAAACGCGTCCAGGCACATCATCAGCGCTCACTTTAATGTCCCAAAGATCAACCTTAACTCCGTCGATCACCGGATAAGTGAAATGGGTATCTTTTACCCCATAACGTGAGAAATCGGTGAGAAATTGCGCTTGCGCCATCTCGAGTGTTCGCATCATTTTATCGCTTTTGACCATAACGTAATTTGACGACCCCTTCAATCGAGAAGGCGCTTGATGCACGTTCGCCCATGTGGAGACTTCTGGCGTGTTCTCTAGATCCTTCGGATAAGCAAACTCCACCAGGTTATCAACTTGATCCTTCACCCAACCGTCAGGAACCTTCGGTTCCGTACCTCCACCTTTTTCACAGCCGGTAGCAAGCATGAAACACAACGCCACAACAACACACCACAACTTCTTATTCCTCATTCGACAACCTCTATTCTAATAACACCATAATTAACTTTGGAGGATCATTTCGAGTGATTTGCTTTCGGAACGTAAGGTACTAGTTCCCTTCGACCGTTACTTATATTACTAAGCGCCAGTGCACTACCCGCCACCTGGTCTTGCTGGTCAATCTGGGTCTGATTATGAACAACCCACCAATCGAAGTTCCAACCGTTCCCTTCTCGACTCGACCGCTCAGTACTTAATTCTTGAGTGTAAGCAGAGCCATGCAGATAGAGCGCGCGAGCAAGGGGATTGTCTCCTTCTGGGAGCGACTCATAGATGCCGCCATGACGCAAAACGTCGTACATCATCATAGGGTGTTCGATCAACATACTCGTCTTCACATTCATCATCTTCTCCAAATCTGAACGAAGTTTGGCGTCTTTGATCTTCGAAAGGTCAATTGTGGCAGTCGTGACAAGCGTCTTCCGTTTTGTGTCGCGATCCCCAACCCCCGCGTCAGTAAATAGCTCACGAGAAGTGACCACACGCAGAGATATCGCCTTACCAGATTTATCCCAGACAGGCTCGACCATAAAACCCATATCAGCTGATGCCTCCGCAAATACTTGCGGAAGGTCTTTCGGCTTCGTTTTTATCGAAGTGCTACGACCGTTTTTCCCATTATGCGTGAGCTTTCCTTGGATTTTAGACTTGACTGAAGCCTCCGCCGCAGCACTCAACATACCCGATTCCATAGTCTTGAAATTCCCCGAATTTTTCTCTCTCAGCCAAGAAACTGAAGCGTCAACTTTCGCTTTTGCTACCGCTTTCGCCTCATAAGGAATTCCCACCTCAATTTCGACATTCTTGCCAATTTCCGCATTCTTAGTCAGGGAAGTGCCCTCGGGTGTCTTCAGTTCTAATTCGATGTCTGCACCAACTTTGCCTCGACCACCACGCCATTCCTGTCGGACATCGCTATGCCTATTAATAACCTCTTGAAGCTTCGAGGAATCAGGATTCGCTTTGTAGTCTTTGTAAGCTTCCTCAACGTCGCTCAAACACCGAGAGTCTTCCGATTTACATTCAAGGACTTGCTGGGACACATAGCCACCACCGGCGGCCACATTCCCCTCAAGTTGCTGTTCGATAGCTTTAGTCTTTCCCAGCCCCGGGCCCAGCTCGAGTTCAACGCCCTTTCGCATGATATAGAGGAGAGTGGCCGATCCATCGCTATGACTCTCA contains the following coding sequences:
- a CDS encoding prepilin peptidase; the encoded protein is MSTSRNKQAPNDHANSNTQLTARSWQPRANRRNLGVLLASASIMALLAITWNGRPAFAVALIATTAPIVALCAIDIAEYRLPNAITYPLGLASAIAVVLVGILEADSDAIGRALLAGLTLTALYFTQVIISWGKGMGLGDVKLAFSLGTLLGYLSWGHVIVATIACYLVAATCGIILILTKRATRKTHIPFGPFMAGGYFATLLIPLFVR